The following are encoded together in the Gilvimarinus sp. DA14 genome:
- a CDS encoding YifB family Mg chelatase-like AAA ATPase, with protein MSLAIVHTRACLGVEAPPVTVEVHLSNGLPGLAIVGLPETAVKESKDRVRSALLNSHLEFPARRITVNLAPADLPKEGGRYDLAIAIGILAASGQVPTAGLDHLEFIGELALSGQLRQVKGALPAALACRDAGRCLITAQDNGAEAALAGPQQTLTADNLLRVCAHLHGREQLPFAQLPPDLAPPTPPELADVRGQEHAKRALEIAASGGHNLLMYGPPGTGKTMLASRLPGILPPIETRDAMAIAAVYSVSGNQAPAWRQRPFRAPHHTASAPALVGGGSNPRPGEISLAHGGVLFLDELPEFQRQVLEVLREPMESGEVRIARARAQTCYPARFQLIAAMNPCPCGYFGDNDGRCRCTPDQVQRYRGKISGPLLDRIDLHVPVTAVLPTELHKAPAGEPSKTVQQRVKQARQRALARQGKSNSELAAQDIQQHCQLSESDEAFLAGAVEKLKLSTRAYHRVLKVARTLADMAACDTIGRNQLAEALSFRGLDRG; from the coding sequence ATGTCGCTAGCCATTGTTCACACCCGCGCCTGTCTCGGCGTTGAAGCGCCGCCGGTAACGGTAGAAGTTCACCTATCCAACGGCCTGCCGGGGCTGGCCATTGTGGGCCTGCCGGAAACGGCGGTGAAGGAAAGCAAAGATCGGGTACGCAGCGCTCTGCTCAATAGCCATCTGGAGTTTCCCGCCCGCCGTATCACCGTCAATCTGGCGCCGGCCGATTTACCCAAAGAGGGAGGCCGCTATGATCTCGCCATCGCCATAGGCATTCTCGCCGCCTCTGGGCAGGTACCTACTGCCGGTCTCGATCATCTGGAATTTATTGGTGAGCTCGCCTTATCGGGGCAGCTACGCCAGGTAAAAGGTGCTCTACCCGCCGCCCTCGCCTGCCGCGACGCAGGACGCTGTCTGATTACGGCCCAAGACAACGGCGCAGAAGCGGCTCTTGCGGGCCCACAGCAAACCCTGACTGCCGATAACTTGCTGCGCGTGTGCGCTCATTTACACGGGCGCGAGCAGCTGCCCTTTGCCCAGCTGCCTCCAGACCTCGCCCCGCCAACGCCGCCCGAACTTGCTGATGTGCGCGGCCAGGAACACGCCAAACGGGCTTTGGAGATTGCCGCCAGCGGCGGCCATAATCTGCTCATGTACGGCCCACCTGGCACGGGTAAAACCATGCTGGCAAGCCGCCTGCCCGGTATTTTGCCGCCCATAGAAACCCGCGATGCGATGGCCATTGCCGCGGTTTACTCAGTATCCGGCAACCAGGCACCCGCTTGGCGCCAACGCCCATTTCGCGCGCCCCACCACACGGCTTCGGCTCCGGCGCTGGTAGGCGGCGGCAGTAACCCGCGCCCAGGGGAGATATCTCTGGCCCACGGCGGCGTGCTTTTTCTGGATGAGCTGCCGGAGTTTCAACGCCAGGTGCTGGAAGTGCTGCGCGAGCCCATGGAAAGCGGCGAAGTGCGTATTGCCCGCGCCCGCGCGCAAACCTGCTACCCAGCGCGCTTTCAACTTATTGCCGCCATGAACCCCTGCCCCTGCGGTTACTTTGGTGATAACGATGGCCGCTGTCGCTGCACGCCAGATCAAGTACAGCGCTACCGGGGTAAGATTTCAGGCCCCCTGCTGGATCGCATTGACCTGCACGTACCGGTTACCGCGGTACTGCCCACCGAATTGCATAAGGCCCCAGCGGGAGAGCCGAGTAAGACGGTGCAGCAGCGGGTAAAACAGGCCAGACAAAGGGCATTGGCGCGGCAGGGCAAAAGCAATAGCGAGCTGGCCGCGCAAGACATTCAACAACACTGCCAGCTGAGCGAAAGTGACGAAGCGTTTCTGGCCGGCGCGGTCGAGAAGCTAAAACTCTCAACCCGCGCCTATCACCGCGTACTTAAAGTCGCCCGCACCCTGGCCGATATGGCCGCCTGCGACACAATCGGGCGCAACCAGCTGGCCGAAGCGCTTAGTTTCAGAGGCTTGGATCGGGGGTAG
- a CDS encoding accessory factor UbiK family protein: MQSIAQQLFEELKRQAPNLDELPRPEFNRLLQGALRKLDLVSREEFDAQAAVLARTRARLEALEAKVANWEAQQATDDPKLS; the protein is encoded by the coding sequence ATGCAATCGATCGCTCAGCAACTGTTTGAAGAATTGAAAAGGCAGGCGCCCAACCTGGACGAATTGCCCAGACCGGAGTTCAATCGCCTGTTACAGGGCGCACTGCGCAAGCTCGATCTGGTCAGTCGCGAAGAATTCGATGCTCAGGCCGCCGTGCTGGCCCGCACCCGGGCGCGGCTCGAAGCATTGGAGGCTAAGGTGGCAAACTGGGAAGCGCAGCAAGCAACGGACGACCCAAAGCTCAGTTGA
- a CDS encoding P-II family nitrogen regulator produces MKLVTAIIKPFKLDVVREALSDIGVHGMTVTEVKGFGRQKGHSELYRGAEYVVDFLPKTKVEIAVKESELDSVVEAITKAANSGKIGDGKIFVSALEQVLRIRTGETGDQAL; encoded by the coding sequence ATGAAATTGGTAACAGCGATTATCAAGCCGTTTAAGCTCGATGTGGTACGCGAAGCGTTATCCGACATCGGCGTGCACGGCATGACCGTCACCGAAGTGAAAGGCTTTGGTCGACAGAAGGGCCATTCAGAACTGTACCGCGGCGCTGAATATGTCGTCGACTTTTTGCCCAAAACCAAGGTGGAAATTGCCGTAAAAGAGTCGGAGCTTGACTCCGTAGTCGAGGCTATCACCAAAGCTGCCAACAGCGGCAAAATTGGCGATGGCAAAATCTTTGTATCCGCTCTTGAGCAGGTTCTTCGGATTCGCACCGGAGAGACCGGCGACCAAGCGCTTTAA
- a CDS encoding ammonium transporter, with product MENNIFHLQYAMDTFYFLVCGALVMWMAAGFAMLESGLVRAKNTTEILTKNVALYAISCIMYLVCGYAIMYGGGIFLSGIEEVDVASTLADFAGREDGFEGGSIYSGASDFFFQVVFVATAMSIVSGAVAERMKLWAFLTFAVVMTGFIYPMEGSWTWGGADVLGMYNLGDLGFSDFAGSGIVHMAGAAAALAGVILLGARKGKYGPNGEIHAITGANLPLATLGTFILWMGWFGFNGGSVLKLGDIANANSVAMVFLNTNAAAAGGLVAALIVARILFGKADLTMALNGALAGLVAITAEPSTPTALAATLIGAVGGVIVVFSIIALDKMKIDDPVGAISVHGVVGLFGLLVVPVTNGGVSFVGQIVGALTIFVWVFVLSLIVWSIIKVIIGLRVSEEEEYEGVDLAECGMEAYPEFTSSK from the coding sequence ATGGAAAATAATATTTTTCATCTGCAGTACGCCATGGACACCTTTTACTTTTTGGTGTGTGGCGCACTGGTAATGTGGATGGCAGCGGGCTTCGCCATGCTGGAATCCGGTCTGGTTCGGGCAAAGAACACCACCGAAATTCTGACTAAAAACGTCGCTCTGTACGCCATTTCGTGCATCATGTACCTGGTGTGCGGTTACGCGATTATGTACGGCGGCGGAATCTTTTTATCGGGCATTGAAGAGGTTGATGTTGCCTCTACTTTGGCTGACTTTGCCGGCCGTGAAGATGGCTTTGAAGGCGGTTCTATTTACTCGGGCGCCTCTGATTTCTTCTTCCAGGTGGTATTCGTAGCGACTGCTATGTCAATCGTCTCTGGTGCGGTTGCCGAGCGCATGAAGCTGTGGGCATTCCTGACCTTCGCGGTAGTTATGACCGGTTTCATCTACCCGATGGAAGGTAGCTGGACCTGGGGTGGTGCCGATGTATTGGGCATGTACAACCTGGGCGATCTGGGCTTCTCTGACTTCGCCGGTTCCGGCATTGTGCACATGGCTGGCGCCGCCGCAGCCCTGGCTGGTGTAATCCTGCTGGGTGCTCGTAAAGGCAAGTATGGCCCTAACGGCGAAATCCACGCGATCACCGGTGCTAACCTGCCGCTGGCGACCCTGGGTACTTTCATTCTGTGGATGGGCTGGTTCGGCTTTAACGGTGGTTCGGTTCTGAAGCTGGGCGATATTGCCAACGCCAACTCTGTAGCTATGGTGTTTTTGAACACTAACGCCGCCGCTGCCGGTGGTCTGGTTGCTGCCTTGATTGTTGCGCGTATCCTGTTCGGTAAAGCCGACCTGACCATGGCGCTTAACGGTGCCCTGGCTGGCCTGGTTGCCATTACCGCTGAGCCTTCAACTCCAACCGCGCTGGCGGCGACCTTGATCGGTGCTGTGGGTGGTGTGATTGTGGTCTTCTCTATCATTGCGCTGGACAAAATGAAAATCGATGACCCCGTCGGTGCTATCTCTGTACACGGTGTTGTAGGTCTGTTTGGTCTGCTGGTTGTGCCGGTAACCAATGGCGGTGTTAGCTTTGTTGGCCAGATCGTCGGCGCGCTGACCATCTTTGTCTGGGTCTTCGTGTTGAGCCTGATCGTTTGGAGCATCATCAAGGTGATCATCGGTCTGCGCGTTAGCGAAGAGGAAGAGTACGAAGGTGTTGACCTTGCCGAATGCGGTATGGAAGCCTACCCTGAGTTCACTTCTTCTAAGTAA
- a CDS encoding P-II family nitrogen regulator: MKLITAVVKPFKLDDVRTGLSEVGVQGMTVTEVKGFGRQKGHTELYRGAEYVVDFLPKVKIELAVDDSMVDQAVEAITKAAQTGKIGDGKIFITPLEEIIRIRTGETGSEAI; encoded by the coding sequence ATGAAACTGATTACTGCTGTCGTAAAACCGTTCAAGCTCGATGACGTCCGCACTGGACTGTCTGAGGTCGGTGTTCAGGGTATGACGGTAACCGAGGTCAAAGGTTTTGGCCGTCAAAAAGGCCACACTGAGCTGTATCGCGGTGCAGAGTATGTGGTGGATTTTCTTCCCAAGGTAAAAATCGAGCTGGCTGTTGATGACTCCATGGTGGATCAGGCTGTAGAAGCCATCACCAAAGCGGCGCAAACTGGCAAGATTGGCGACGGTAAAATCTTTATCACGCCACTGGAGGAAATTATCCGTATCCGTACCGGTGAGACTGGCTCAGAGGCCATTTAA